The nucleotide sequence aactaatttaaaaactaggcTATGACTAAGTTAAGCTTTTTGTGCTACGGTCCAAATTCGCCATGTCTAGGAGCAATGCAGGGACACCATTTTAACAAACTGACAACAAAACCTTTGGCAAGGCTTTGATAAACATCGTCAAGTGCATTGCGACATAGATATATTATACTCCATCCGACAACCGCGGATTGCTTGGAACTTTATCAAAAAGTCTTTTGTCAACGGCGCAACTTTATCTTGCGTTTCCACTACCGAAATACCTGCATCAAAATGTAATggttaatctatttttatataagagaatgatgatgatgtacaCGATCTTCTAAGAATTCTTACTATATAcgagaaattattatttaataatttcgcGTTGTGCTGTTTCGGATATTCTTATGAAGAGTTGCTACACCCGTCCAAAAAGTTTATAATCCAGTTAATTTACTAGgcgaaattaaagaaaattataactttttttacgtCACACTCAATACACTGGTTTCTCCGACATTGATAACCGAATTAAATTGATGTAGGTATCTTGCCCACAGATATTCTCATCAAGGTCTAGTGAGTGCGTCTTACGTACTATGGCTTAAGTGAAGGAATTCCCAAATATACTCGttgtaatgttaaattttacgatacaattgcaaaataaacaattactaATCTTAAATTAAGACACTCCGTGTGTTATTATGATAACACTGTTTACTTTCCGAAATATGGACGTTTCAAATGTCACGCATCACAGTTTGGAACGTATTTATGTCTAGTCATGACTTGTAGGCAACTTAAtcaatcttacttatattactaatattataaatgcggaagtaactctgtctgctTGTCGCGCTTTCAcaacaaaactactgaaccgattttaatgaatttggtACACAAATAGCCTGAAGAACATGGGATACTTTTTAttgcgaaaaaagggttgaaAGGGGGTATGAAAGTTGTATGGAAGTATAGTAATTTTTAGAGcttgaaatttattgtttagacACATtcaaactttgtaaaatttataacctcaagggattaaaataaaaataaggtttgtgtcaatttttataaatttgcgACGACACACAAAATATTAGAGCTATTATGATGTGATATTTACGGAGTCACTACAAAATGCTACATAAATGCACTATTCCACgaggacaaagtcgcgggcggcaTTTATGCTTTTCCCAGGCattgttacatatattttttaatactataacaaattacatattactaggatgtactaaattaataaatgttatctaTTTACTGACAAAAAAAGTGACAAGGGAGAAAATAgtgtttgaaaaatttaaaacagtcaacaatacatttaatttcgtGTCTGAGTCTAACTTATGGAACTCTCCATTAAAGTATACTTTGaagttaatttgtattaaaatcagtttttgataggtattaaataaatataatgaatcaATCGTATTGAAAACACAGGAAAAAGCagctttaattaaaacctTTATCGAAGATACTTCTATCTCgtcgaatatattttaattcggtATTATATGTACATTAACGTGATATGTGATATTTTATCAACAAAGTACCTATTTTAGTTAtagtcatttattatttatatttacttatatttgacTTGTTATACAGATAACTTGAGGAAGTTAATATTCATGTTACGAATATCAGCTTCAATTTTATCCCGGACATCGGTGTTGGTATCAGAGCTTCCTTGTAAGgatcaaatatttgtgaaactATACTTGATCAAACAAATTTGTCAAACATATTTGTTTGCTTACTGAGcacgtaaataaaaatctatctcTTAATATCACACAAAATTTTGCCAAGATATAGGGATAGAGGATAGAAACTATAACCATATTCATTACTGGTATCTAGTATGTACTCTTCCAGGTTGTCTTTCTTGTGTTTATCAAAGTCAGACTGGACGTAATCGTGAGCCGTATTAACTATCCACATATCAAGTCTGCGTAACCGAGATACGACAAACTAACGAAGGGAAAGCgggattaaaaattaatttaggttCTTTCATGTGTGCCGATAATCCGACGTTATCTAGATATCAATTCAAAAGGATTAAAGCAGCCTAGTTCAATACAGAATAGTCACGATAACAGACAATTATCAGGCGTTTATACTTATCTATGTACTAACGGATATTGTTTTAagaattattgaataaaaaacttcaatgattcaCCTCTAAtctgttaattattattggttTTACGCAttcattcaatattttcaaaaggaaaacaatagaaatattatcaGCGTCTTCAAATGTTCAAAACgtaatttctttgtttgtattgataTTGTACAACCACGTACAAATATGTAGGAATTATAACATTCGTACTgtataaaacacttttttttccACAGTTctactgtatttttttctgtccCAATTTCTCTAAATAACGATAAAAGCATTACGATTTGTGTTTAAAATGAAGGTTATTATTACTATCTTAATTTATCAAAGCAATAATCCGTGACGACctcattattttaactatctatatgaaaattaatgtgaTTTGTAAAGTGtaacttcataaaaaaatagatattatttttatagtttttataattgtaaaaaaaaacttttttctatcTTTCCTATAGGATATCTGcgacgaaattaaaaaaagtgaagTCAAAAAATTCGTCTTGGTCCAGCGTGGATTGTATAAGACACAGTCACTTCTAAATTAGGGTAAGCTCTAGTCGAACCTTTCATTAGCGACTTGTATCAGCTTATGACAGaaattggaattaaaaataatagataagaTTTTGCATAATTTAACGAGTAGAAAATACCGATCGCTCCATCTTCACGACTGTACATTGCGATTCTCTTAAGAATTGTCTAAGAATATTATAACACAAAAGCAAACATCCGCAGCAGTCATCTCATAACATCTGACTAATGATTGCGTTGATGATGTAATTATAAAGGTAACTGTGTTGACTGTGTCCTCCAGTTAGGCGTGACGTGTTAACGACCTGTGAGACTTCTGTCAAACAGCAAACAGAGCAAGGGCAAAGTAAACAGTCAAGACTGTTTGTTTACGGCCGCGGTCCTCTCTGTGAGTGAGGACGACGCGGTGGTCGCGCCGTGTGCCGGCCTCTTATTAACTTGATAATATTATCGTGAGTTTCCACAGGCGaaactttaatacaaaaacatattgttttttcaCTTTAATGTTTGTGTACAAATGTTTGTTCAAAGGCAATAACGATTATAAACAATCATTGTGAATTTGTGTAACTTACTTTTACTAGTTTACTAATACGTTCATATGTATTCTATAGCTTTagatcatcatcagctcactatacgtccccacagaggagctcggagcctaccccaagttagcgGTGACTAGTCCATAGTCAATAGCTTTAGATATATTAAggaatttttgacattttcacATTACAGTACATTTATTGTTGCTATATATCTTGATAAGAATAATATCacaatgtttataaacatGTCACTAATACAAATGATTAAAGAATATCGCATCACTTTTAAATTTGAGCATTTTTGTTCATGCATATACATGTTAAGGTTAGCTAAGTAAAATGGTATAAGAACCAAGTAAGATAGAACACAGTGGAGAAGTGCGAATGAACTCACAATATTTTCTCTTCTTGGTACGACATCGCTCGCAGTTAAATTTAGTTGATAAAGGCTACCTAATACATCTCTGTAACTCCATTATCAGTTAATATCtggaaatttgtataaagtaatgtcaaataattcaaacaatataatattgctTGTGTTGAAACATAAAtgaagtattataaaatatggtcGAATCGCTATTGCAATCTACTTCTAGTTAATAACAACAAGCAAGACGAATTCTTGATTGCTTCTCAAACGGCTCAAACCAATAAAAAACAAGTGGCTATCACAAACTGGTCCGCTAGATgagagtttttaaaatattttaattgttgcGAATATTCAATGTAGCAcatgtattttattcatactttattttataatgctttattttatattgttgtaaCCGACTTATAGGTCAATGCATATTAGAGGCAGTAAACGCATTCATCTTAGAAGTATCGAAAGGCatgaaattcaataaaattgagACGGTTATTTCTGTCTCtgcctttataaaaaaaagtgtgaGGTAAAGCTGGAAATCGCCTACAGCATTATCCTAGACTATTTCTAACTAGGTAATCACTTGCGTTCcctttaaaacaaagttttagtAAATGGCAGTATTCACAGAATACACATCTAGGCAGtggaataacaaaaaattgcCGCAGCTCAACTTTTGCtttcaatttctaattaataaacgatttattaaatcttatctaatattaataaattttatttaagtttaattatttatatgttgtaaTGAATTGTAATCAAAGTGGAGGTGAGCGCTTAGAATCGATAATGAGCGAGGTGGGCGTTAGAGGGCGGCGGGGGTAGGCAATGGCGGCGGGGTTAAGCGAGGGCGGCGTAGAGGAAGGCGGCGCGTTTGATCTGGCCGTGGAATGCCCGCAATAAGCACTGGTTTACACAACACTTAGCAGCATTCCTCCTCGCGCCGCCATCATCATTTAATAAAGGCTCCATCCAATACATAACATATTgaggttattaattatttaccgGAAGTTGGGGTAAagattaataacatattttacattatatctGAACCTCTGCGCGTTGTATTTATACatagtttcatttttatttatgctaTACCACTATTTATCAAACTATTaggttacaattattttgtctaaatattacttaatttgGTAATCTTATTTTAGCAAGGGGCGAATATTTAAGATATGCAGGAGAGCTCAgtcttttaacaatttattttcttacactTCCTTTCAGCAATAATGGAAAAGTTTGACAACACGGTCCTATACACCTAACCTTCCTTTACACCTTATTccgtaagttatatttaattaatttagtcaCCGTTTGCTCGTCGACCATAAGATTACGAGGATATCTTGATTTTTCCTCactaaaatattcaatgttttaaCCTTGTTAAATGATGGCAATTTcagtaaaaaagaaatcttatattgatacaattttaattacaagaggacacgaaattttattaatttttatttagtttaaatattatttgattgtgTGGTGCTAAAATTTGGTATGGTTAATTTGATGATAAtggttattgaaaattttgcattttgttAAAGGGTgcagtataaaataatacgacCATTGGAAATGGATtaacatgtttattatttagtttatcaaATGTGTTTCGTGATTGTGCCAAGTACATACTAACATATCGGTGTTCACAAACTTTCCTAAAACATCAACACAACGTCTCTTAAATACAACAAGCGCAAACAAACTTCGTGATacaaaatatcttaattttacaCAGCAATCATTTTCAGAGATATAGCAAATACAACGCAAggaaaaaatcacatttagcACCATCTTAGACATTAAAGGAAtggtaaaaacaaaacaatgtgaTAAACATTACCCAATATTCCTTTGatacgaataaataaaatgcaacaCTGTCACATGtgtcaaaacataataatCAACTAATTACATAAGGACTCCCCTGTACAATTCTAAGACCGAAATCCACTAAATATTAGGTTAATATGGcgtgaaagatttttatagTGTTATTCCGTTAAACTGAGATAcgaattatatcaaaatttaagcTAATATATACAGAACAATTTATCAACTACAAATAATCTCATTCaacatgaaaaaaattcattaataatttctcaAATCAATGACGCGttgaataacttaaaataatttcactgGGGATTGggacaaaattataatgagattcttatttaattcttaacatattatatgtaaGATACGTTatagagaaaattaaattaatattttatcattataacTTTGATTTTCCAATaacattcataaatataaacattaaaaagttgtaagaaacattttattaaataatgaaatgactACAACCGTTCCATtcctaaattttattaatctcaATAAATTGCAGCCATAGATTTGAGAAACATTAATTAGgcacttaaaataaaatcgatttaattaatacttaatgtattataataatataaaaatataattatctatatttacaattaaaatcaatcattaaattattgtttcacTTACGGCGTAAAACGATTAACTTCAATAAAACCGTAAAATGTTAACTACCTATGTCCGTTCAGTgtcaaaaattacattaaatgtaTATAGTTCATAGCCCTAGTTCGCGGACTTTATCCATTAAGAGCGTTATACATTTGTtccaaattattaataaaaaagtatgtcattattaaataaagccTGAGTACTAGATGCGTACATGGCGATTGCCATACGATGACAGTTTAGGGTAGCCACGATAGATGTTTTACCAACAAGAATACAAGTCACCTTGTACTAAAGAACGTTGGTGAAGATTGcacaaatttattacatatattacaaAGATCGAGTTTATTTAATGCAATAGTCAAAGTTTACGCGCACTATTGGTTTTAACTGTCACATTTATCACTCACTGTCCGTAGACATCAGTGTGAACACTAAAGTTCTGTTGCTGCGGTCACAGCAAGGGGACCGGTGGTACTCCGGGGACGAGCGGCTCTGGCACCCCTTGTAAGACACCTTGGTGATAGTGATGATGATGCATCATACCATTCATCATCTGCTGGTGATGAAGCATGGTCGCGTGGTGCAGCTGCGCGTGCTGCAGCGACGCGTGATCACCTTTCTCTTTCATCACGACTTCTTCGCGTTTCTTAACCTGTTTGCGCTCCTTGGCACGACGATTTTGAAACCATATTTTTACCtgcaacaattaaaaaaaatgaagcagTTTGCTTTGGTAATAATGGAAGAAAGAAAGATTTACGTATTTTACTTACAATTAAGATTCTATGTGCGTACAAATAATTcttcttcaaataaaataaaataaaaaaaaatgatcgcggaaaatattttataacttcgcaaaaaaaatagctttttacaatgtaaaatatgaagtcaagtaaatgtaatatatcacACATGTTCCAAAGAAATGTttcaagttaataaataaatatgattagACTTTAAATTCGCTTGGTTAGCAGACCGTGGAGAGTAGACAGAGTAACATACGATAAGCGTAGTCGATAATCGAAAAGTCAAAACTGTATAGAAGTGAAAATAACTTTCGGTATGTCACGTATTTTTCTCATATATTTCGAATACATTAGTATTCATACAATACATAACATTTCCTTTCATTACAATCGAATGTTACATTGTCTAGACCCGcatgtactttatttttttgcattgaTATAATTTCAACTGAACTCCTCATAAATGTATATACAAACTCTTTATGTAAACAGAGGAACATTAAATACCATACATAGCGGTcattaagttatattatttttcattttactttgTGGATATTGAGaagtatattgaaataataaattttttgtattgcTAAAGTTATGATAGTTATGTGACAAAACGTTTTAGCGTATAATATGCTGTCTTTCTACAAAACAATGTTAAGACTTGGAATACGAACGTATCGTATAGTACATAGTATACAGCTACGGTAATTTAGGAGTTTATgtctaacaaataaatacatccTCCTGATAGTGCCTTATAGATAGTACAGATGTTCGTTTACCTGTCTCTCTGAGAGTCCGAGACTAGCCGCAAGCTCTGCCTTGCGTCGGATTGTAATATATCGACTATAGTGGAACTCTTTCTCCAACTCCAGTCGCTGGTGATCTGTATATACGACGCGATATTTGTCCTTTGTCCGTGTTTTACCTGtaacaataaaagttaatgttagtctttataatatttttatttattgcccGGCTAGTAAGAGTTTAATGTGGCGGATTTATCTGTTTCCTCCGTCTGTagcctaaaccacttaactgATTTTTACGAatcattacattattttctgAAACTTCATATTGATACAGTCTGAGAGACTTATTTTCTTAGTTAATTTACaactagttaattaaaaaagaagatgaaaaaattgttttttaattaacatgaaaTTGTGCGAATTTTACCGTTTACGCATTGTATTATTACGCCGTAAACAAATGCAAAGACATTCACTAGTATAATTCAAACATTTAGATAAATGTGTttcttcaattaaatatttagtcaagactataaactaattattatgttatgttttcaATTATCGAAATGGAAAACGTAATCTGTAAAGCtttctacaatattttttccatGAGGACTCGGGTGatgtgttttaaattcttGTTAGCCATCTTAATGAACAAATGAAATGTTTCATCTTAAATTACATCATGATCGTATACAGATCAGTTTCCTAAAGGTGCGctttttaaaagctttgtaaaaatgttgatttaataatgttatccTCGGTTCAGTCGATAGAACtggattatttttacattaaagagAAAAGGGTTAAGAAATCAAAggtaatgaattaaaatgcCAATATCATATAACAAACATTCTTCTAACCTGTATAGTTagaatacaaaaacatgtatttgtttgtttttcgtGTTTTTTGCTGGCCgtttaaaatcattattaacacttgaaataaacttttaacaacaacatttTGGTTCTAAGGGTTCTTTAGTTGATCTTATATCGCTAGGATACGGTCTGAAGGAGTGAGTCTCGCGGCCGTGTTCGATAAGGTAATTCCAGCCTCGGCACAACTGAAGCGCCGCGCTGCACCACGGCTTACTGTCGGGATTAGGCCTGGACCACACCGCGAGTTGCTTGCCTTACCAATATAcatgatatataaaagtattttatatcttcagcattaaaaatattaaaacaagtatATGTAAATTGCATAATGACATTCGAATTATACATATACTTGAACggtttttaatgtattttttgttctaaattttttgtttcttaaaacaaaaacaagttgttttttttgattCGTTATAAAACAGACTGGTCATTTAATGTATTCGTAATTTATGCATAAGTCAACCCTCAGTTTACGACCCACGATTCAACACGCATCAACTCACTAACAAAGGAAAATACATGGGATTTTTTTCACATTCCGTGATTGTGtcgaaaaatgttaatttttatttacaattattatctGCGCCGTAGATTTCTCAACGAGTAAAATTACCGAGATACGTAGATCTGTGTACATAACACTAAGACACAGCTGAGACGTCTTGTGTACTCGGAGACGGTAAATATTCCTTATCTCGGTATTAAGAACttcataaattatgtttgtcaCATGGAAGAGAATCGGCTTGGAATTAAAGGCGTTACGTAAACTGCGTTGCTACACCGCACTCTAGCAAATAGAAGCCCGGTCCATTTATTGCGCGttatttattctttgacaGATTATCCCACCCGTCTCAGCCACAACAAACACTGAAATTGTTTAAGCTTTGTCATTATCaccatgttatatttttagttgtcGAATATCAAAATTTGTGAGTAATTTACAATTGCTAAACTTGAAAAAGACTGAATTCTTTTTAACTTAAGAAAGACTACAGATTAACAATGTTAGCCGCGCGCAGAAGGTTTCCCGTTGACTCACCCTCCTTGTCACATAACGACCGGGTCCCGCACTATTCTGCTTAGTACCTCCAGATAACGAGTGACTTCTTAAGGCCATTGGCACTAGCATAAAGCTTCTGCGCACGActaatacaaaatttgtttgtgttgcaatgttcaaaatattacaatcaAAGCTTTTGCGATGCAGTCTAGTTTTCCTGCCTAGCCGTTTTAGTTAAAGTAACGCAAGAAACAAATTTATGTTGTATATCTGGCTTTAACAAAAttgttgtattaatttaattttgttaatatagatTTGCAAATTACTTGTCATCTACAACAGTATTGTACAATATCGGCTATCTATCTAATACAAAAGGGTcgaaaatcaacactgtgtcATGTTGTATTAGCGTCTACGGCCATTGTTTAAATGAAGGAACCGACGTACCCGTATATCTATTACTAGATAAACTCTTTGGGAGAGCTTGAATGacacaaaattataacttaaataaatttcctgTTAGCAGAGCAAACAAAAAGCGAACTAGAAAAGCAAACAGAATATGCTCTATCTATAGGCGATGCGGTGTTTGATAGTGGGTGttaatttttgtagcaaacGTGGCCGGGGATGGacccggcggcggcggcgggcgccTCTCCTTGTCTCTCGCATCCCACGTGTCCCAAGGATTTTCTAAcatgttcatatttttgattaacttgCACCTTATAGATCAATTCCAACCTATCGAATCAGTATATACTTGTAGCTTTCGGCAAGTTTcatatctaattttaatttgatgaaaCTGTAAACGTTTAGGTATCATACAGCAAATGTAAATTCTATTCGTTTGTTCTTAAATGACGTACATAAATCGtgtaaattgtaataacaaaatgatT is from Papilio machaon chromosome 5, ilPapMach1.1, whole genome shotgun sequence and encodes:
- the LOC106708531 gene encoding homeobox protein CDX-1 isoform X2, producing MVNYVNPLAMYQGKGGQYGAGGWYGWQHQNYEEQQWSAWNAAPAGEWPAEPHHFPKREPGERDVGEMPSPARGDLASPGESSPGSRPSQPAHPPHAPHPPGPPRSPYEWMKKPNYQTQPNPGKTRTKDKYRVVYTDHQRLELEKEFHYSRYITIRRKAELAASLGLSERQVKIWFQNRRAKERKQVKKREEVVMKEKGDHASLQHAQLHHATMLHHQQMMNGMMHHHHYHQGVLQGVPEPLVPGVPPVPLL
- the LOC106708531 gene encoding homeobox protein CDX-1 isoform X1; the encoded protein is MVNYVNPLAMYQGKGGQYGAGGWYGWQHQNYEEQQWSAWNAAPAGEWPAEPHHFPKREPGERDVGEMPSPARGDLASPGESSPGSRPSQPAHPPHAPHPPGPPRSPYEWMKKPNYQTQPNPGFYFTSKTRTKDKYRVVYTDHQRLELEKEFHYSRYITIRRKAELAASLGLSERQVKIWFQNRRAKERKQVKKREEVVMKEKGDHASLQHAQLHHATMLHHQQMMNGMMHHHHYHQGVLQGVPEPLVPGVPPVPLL